TGCCGTATCGAGAACATAATCCGTCATCTCTTTCGAAAGAATCATGACGCTGTCTTTGATTCGAAGCAGTGGGCCTTGTCCGAGTTGACCGAACTCTGTTTTATCACCTGACGCATCATTGGCAGGTGAAGCATCAACGACGAACGCCACATCCGGATCGATGAGTGCTGTCGCTGTTTGTGCACCGCGCAATCCGACTTCTTCTTGAACGGTTGCACCGGAGAACAAAATGTTCGGATGATCCGCTGCTGTTGTTTCTTCCAATAATTCGATTGCCATTCCGACACCATAACGGTTATCCCATGCTTTCGCCATGATCTTCTTCGGATTTGCCATTGGTGTGAACGGGAAGAAAGGCACTGCAGGAATACCCGGACGTACGCCAAAGGATTCCGCTTCTTCTTTTGAATCTGCCCCGATATCGATGAACATATCTTTGATTGCCATCGGCTTATTTCGTACTTCTTCTGTTAATAAGTGTGGTGGTATCGACGCGATAACACCAGGAATGACGCCGTTATCCGTACAAATCGAAAAGCGTTGTGCAAGCAACACTTGACTCCACCAACCACCGAGCGGCTGGATCCGTAACATCCCGTTCTTCGTGATTTGCGTCACCATGAAGGCTACTTCGTCCATGTGTCCGGCAACCATGACTTTCGGTCCTGTCGCGTCACCTGTTCGTTTCCCAAAAATCGATCCTAGTCCATCTGTGACAATTTCATCCGTGACGAGTGTGATACGTTCGCGAACGAACTGACGAACATCGTGCTCAAACCCTGGTGCTCCATTTAATTCCGTCAGTGTTCGAAATAACTCTCTCGTTTTTTCATTCATATGTATCGCCTCCTGCTTCCCATTATACAAAAAATTGCTTCTATCACTTAACCTTTTGTTTCTCTCTGAACGAATTATTTGGTACAGTAGGAATAGAACCTGTAAGGAGGGGAATTTTAATGAAAAAACGCTATTGGATTATCGGATTGGCAGCAGCTGTCGTCGCCGCTTTCGCAGTGAAGAAGGCTGTTGACAACAAACAACTTTCTGCCGAGGAAGCGCTCGAAATCACGAAACGCACATTTTCAGCAAAAGGACGTGTCCAAGGTGCATGGATCTCTGCAACACCAGAGGCTTACGCATATGAGTCACGTGACTACCAAAGCTACAAAGGTGGCATCTCGGTCCTTGAAGGTGATGACGAAAAAACGTATCAATTCACAGTTGATGCCGAAACTGGTGCTTTACTCGAATACGCTTAATCAAAAGACCGTGCTTCGATCGACGAAGTACGGTCTTTTTTCCACGTTCATAGGAAGGAGACCTCATTCATGTCAACCCTTGCCACGATTTTTGTTATTCTCGTCGCCTTGGAACACTTTTATATTCTAGCACTCGAAATGTTCTTTCTTTCTTCCAAAGCGGCTCGCCGCACGTTCGGTTTGACGGATGAAGCTGTTGCATCAAAACAGATTCAGACACTTTTTGCAAACCAAGGTCTATACAATGGTTTTTTAGCAGCTGGACTCGTATTTGGTCTGATTCGTGAGGATGTCGCGATACAGCTGTTCTTTTTAGCTTGTGTCATCATCGCTGCGCTTTACGGCGCCTTGACCGCTAATCGTTCTATTTTACTCAAACAAGGCTTACCTGCCATACTTGCTTTCATCTTCGTATTGCTTGCATGAGAAAAGCCCCTATCCGATTGGATAGAGGCTTTTTCTTAATTAACGCGGGTTGTCGTTACGTTCGTAAATCGGGTTCATGTATTCCGTCGTCGAATATAGACGTGGAACAACGATGTATAAGATGACTGCTGGTACAGCAATGATCAACAACATCAAGAGCATCGGTAACCAGTAGACGACTTTTTGTTGAAGGTTATCTGAGTTACCGTCGATGTATTCTTTTACGCCATCAACTTTTGCAGCGTCAGCACTCGTCAACAATTTACCGCTATCGGCATTGAAGAAGTGGATTTCACGTTTGATCGTGATGAAGATGCCGTCACGGACTGTCTCGATGACAGCGATCCCGCCAATGACTTCTTCTCCTTTTTCATTCGTGAACGTCTTCGGATCCTCGATTTCGACCGAACCTTTTTTATAATCGTAATGCGTCGTTGGTAATTCCTCGTTCAATGCTTTTGTCATTTCTGAGGTATCAACCGCAGCAAGTACCGATTGACCGATACTTAACGCGAGAAAGAGCGCCGTTACGAAGGCTAAGCTTTTCTGCCACATCCCCAAATTCCCCCTTTACCTATAAGTACAAGTTCTTCAGTCAACAACATTGTACCAATTAATAAGAAAAAAGTGTGAAAGAAATACCAGGAAAATAAGAAAACTTTTTGTC
This window of the Exiguobacterium acetylicum genome carries:
- a CDS encoding M42 family metallopeptidase, with amino-acid sequence MNEKTRELFRTLTELNGAPGFEHDVRQFVRERITLVTDEIVTDGLGSIFGKRTGDATGPKVMVAGHMDEVAFMVTQITKNGMLRIQPLGGWWSQVLLAQRFSICTDNGVIPGVIASIPPHLLTEEVRNKPMAIKDMFIDIGADSKEEAESFGVRPGIPAVPFFPFTPMANPKKIMAKAWDNRYGVGMAIELLEETTAADHPNILFSGATVQEEVGLRGAQTATALIDPDVAFVVDASPANDASGDKTEFGQLGQGPLLRIKDSVMILSKEMTDYVLDTAESNKIPYQYYVGAGGTDGGVIHRSNNGIPTTVVGLPARYIHTHASIMHTDDYDAAKELLRKLVTNLDTTTLATLQVK
- a CDS encoding PepSY domain-containing protein, producing the protein MKKRYWIIGLAAAVVAAFAVKKAVDNKQLSAEEALEITKRTFSAKGRVQGAWISATPEAYAYESRDYQSYKGGISVLEGDDEKTYQFTVDAETGALLEYA
- a CDS encoding DUF1304 domain-containing protein, which encodes MSTLATIFVILVALEHFYILALEMFFLSSKAARRTFGLTDEAVASKQIQTLFANQGLYNGFLAAGLVFGLIREDVAIQLFFLACVIIAALYGALTANRSILLKQGLPAILAFIFVLLA